A genomic window from Myxococcales bacterium includes:
- a CDS encoding formylglycine-generating enzyme family protein, which translates to MGYPRARRGMWVLALALSLAACKEMFPTRPAPTVDRSLACGAVRPSPLPHLEAWDSASRDLVAKRRAAGAVVVSYRSIGCNVELEVLPQCSAPGEYTYAAHASRDTKRAATPNDLFREFTVGASNLAGHLRGDVALRSDSTTVGIASLPIRDVVRTSELRGDCQRATHVVSQIYLGGYTLVEGHAGDLDDITNPYLPTGKSTLPKGVRPLAQAGAPAACTSATNEGKETAACAVPLRLGLLAIEGRAASGCPDGTTLEGESCVPRAALTEAGCPPGTKLTGAECTGTLASGCPAGTRFVGGYCVTPNADAGGVSETTADAGPPPPPGMVLVPQGTLSMGSSDGELNEKPAHTVPMKAFWMDTTEVTVEAFAECVRAGACSGFPIDPLCNSGRQAGRLKHPVNCVTATEAEEYCRWAHKRLPTEEEWEYGARGGDARRYPWGDSGPAGQSCWNGEGNDVGKGARKSTCPVGTFPAGKSPFGLLDMAGNVMEWTSSGYSDDYDRERSDGTRVVRGGSWEHSNPNSVRAALRVRSGVESRVRHLVGFRCAQSLP; encoded by the coding sequence ATGGGATACCCTCGTGCACGACGCGGAATGTGGGTCTTGGCGCTGGCGCTCTCACTGGCGGCCTGCAAGGAGATGTTCCCGACGCGCCCCGCCCCGACGGTGGACCGCTCGCTCGCGTGCGGAGCGGTGCGCCCCTCACCGCTTCCGCACCTGGAGGCGTGGGATTCGGCGTCGCGCGACCTCGTGGCGAAGCGTCGCGCCGCTGGCGCCGTCGTCGTGAGCTACCGCTCCATCGGGTGCAACGTGGAGCTCGAGGTGCTCCCGCAGTGCAGCGCGCCCGGCGAGTACACCTACGCCGCCCACGCGAGCCGCGACACGAAGCGCGCGGCCACGCCGAACGATCTGTTCCGCGAGTTCACCGTGGGCGCATCGAACCTCGCCGGTCACCTCCGCGGCGACGTCGCGCTGCGCTCCGACAGCACGACGGTCGGCATCGCCTCGCTCCCCATCCGCGATGTGGTCCGCACGAGCGAGCTGCGGGGCGACTGCCAACGCGCGACGCACGTCGTCAGCCAGATCTACCTCGGCGGCTACACGCTCGTGGAGGGCCACGCGGGCGATCTCGACGACATCACGAACCCCTACCTGCCCACGGGCAAGAGCACGCTCCCCAAGGGGGTGCGGCCGCTCGCGCAGGCGGGCGCGCCGGCCGCGTGCACCAGCGCGACCAATGAAGGCAAGGAGACCGCTGCGTGCGCCGTCCCCCTCCGCCTCGGGCTCCTGGCGATCGAGGGGCGCGCGGCGAGCGGCTGCCCCGACGGGACGACGCTGGAGGGCGAGTCGTGCGTCCCGCGGGCCGCGCTCACCGAGGCCGGATGCCCCCCGGGCACCAAGCTCACAGGGGCCGAGTGTACGGGTACGCTCGCCTCGGGCTGCCCCGCCGGCACGCGCTTCGTGGGCGGGTACTGCGTCACTCCGAACGCCGACGCCGGGGGGGTCTCCGAGACCACCGCCGACGCCGGGCCGCCCCCTCCGCCCGGCATGGTGCTCGTTCCGCAGGGCACGCTGAGCATGGGCTCGAGCGACGGCGAGCTCAACGAGAAGCCCGCGCACACCGTGCCGATGAAGGCCTTCTGGATGGACACGACCGAGGTGACCGTCGAGGCGTTCGCCGAGTGCGTACGTGCCGGCGCATGCTCGGGTTTCCCCATCGATCCGCTCTGCAACAGCGGGCGTCAGGCGGGCCGCCTGAAGCACCCCGTGAACTGCGTCACGGCGACCGAGGCGGAGGAATACTGCCGCTGGGCCCACAAGCGCCTCCCCACCGAGGAGGAGTGGGAATACGGCGCTCGCGGCGGCGACGCTCGCCGCTACCCCTGGGGCGACTCGGGCCCCGCCGGGCAGAGCTGCTGGAACGGGGAGGGCAACGACGTCGGGAAGGGCGCGCGCAAGTCCACCTGTCCCGTCGGGACGTTCCCCGCTGGGAAGAGCCCATTCGGCCTCCTCGACATGGCCGGTAACGTCATGGAGTGGACCTCTTCGGGCTATTCGGACGACTACGACCGCGAGCGGAGCGACGGCACTCGCGTCGTGCGCGGCGGGAGCTGGGAGCACAGCAACCCGAACAGCGTGCGCGCCGCCCTGCGCGTTCGGAGCGGTGTCGAGTCCCGCGTGAGGCACCTCGTCGGCTTCCGCTGCGCTCAGTCGCTGCCCTGA
- a CDS encoding FAD:protein FMN transferase, producing the protein MAARCAALRVALLVACGACGASLACVPAPGPSAAEAPAPAPVVAPSAAAAPFTAERVWGEGAAMGTHIAFVAYTTPKVDAVGAHRAFDAALAEIQRVEGLMTTWRDSELFRVNQSAATAPVAVGQETFDLVAESVRVGELSSGTFDITFEGLHGLWKFDHDLDPHPPNEAAIRALLPVVDYRHLRLDARARTVAFAKPGVKVSLGGIAKGYAVDRAVKVLDDAGLVSFFVQAGGDLFARGKKPDGSEWSAGVRDPRGPAPFALIPLTDHAFSTAGDYERAYIVDGRRYHHILDPRTGRPATACRSVTVWAKTALLADEMDDAVFILGPERGLELVEKLDGVGAVIVDAHNHLWISQRLRGLVRLTAAPTDGT; encoded by the coding sequence GTGGCGGCTCGATGCGCGGCGCTCCGTGTGGCTCTCCTCGTCGCGTGCGGCGCATGCGGCGCGAGCCTCGCGTGCGTGCCGGCTCCTGGGCCGTCCGCAGCCGAGGCCCCAGCCCCCGCGCCCGTGGTGGCGCCGAGCGCCGCCGCCGCGCCGTTCACGGCCGAGCGCGTGTGGGGCGAGGGGGCGGCGATGGGCACCCACATCGCGTTCGTGGCGTACACGACCCCCAAGGTCGACGCCGTGGGCGCGCACCGCGCGTTCGACGCAGCGCTCGCCGAGATCCAGCGCGTCGAGGGGCTGATGACCACCTGGAGAGACAGCGAGCTCTTCCGCGTGAACCAGTCCGCCGCCACGGCTCCGGTAGCCGTGGGCCAGGAGACCTTCGACCTCGTCGCCGAGTCGGTGCGCGTGGGAGAGCTCTCCTCGGGCACGTTCGACATCACCTTCGAGGGCCTGCACGGGCTGTGGAAGTTCGACCACGACCTCGACCCTCACCCGCCGAACGAGGCGGCGATCCGCGCGCTGCTGCCCGTCGTCGACTACCGCCACCTTCGGCTCGACGCGAGGGCGCGCACGGTCGCCTTCGCGAAGCCTGGCGTGAAGGTCTCCCTCGGGGGCATCGCGAAGGGCTACGCGGTCGATCGGGCCGTGAAGGTCCTCGACGATGCGGGGCTCGTGAGCTTCTTCGTACAGGCCGGAGGCGACCTCTTCGCGCGCGGCAAGAAGCCCGACGGCTCGGAGTGGTCGGCCGGCGTCCGCGATCCGCGCGGCCCCGCGCCGTTCGCGCTGATCCCGCTCACCGACCACGCCTTCAGCACGGCCGGCGACTACGAGCGCGCCTACATCGTCGACGGCAGGCGCTACCACCACATCCTCGATCCCCGTACCGGCCGCCCCGCGACCGCGTGTCGCTCCGTGACGGTGTGGGCGAAGACCGCGCTGCTCGCAGACGAGATGGACGACGCGGTGTTCATCCTCGGCCCGGAGCGCGGGCTCGAGCTCGTCGAGAAGCTCGACGGCGTGGGCGCGGTCATCGTCGACGCCCACAACCACCTGTGGATCAGCCAACGACTCCGCGGGCTCGTCCGCCTCACCGCGGCCCCGACGGACGGAACCTAG
- a CDS encoding MerR family transcriptional regulator produces the protein MTERTPRRRTSSRPTEATPPTGPNAPIAAAKPRRASARAAAPRAEAPTEDAPRRLKMQHLVQRTGVPRQVIHFYIQQGLVPEGTKTGRNMAYYDESHVERVALVRKLQHERFLPLKVIKAMLDQTDEAFSPTQKRLFAEVKAHLSSASGLVSDDGLVDVDALAKARNLAPADLEDLEKAGYVVLGKRPGADARSRRATPGSSTCGASFEPPASRRIWASPHEI, from the coding sequence GTGACCGAGCGCACGCCCCGCCGTCGCACGTCGAGCCGGCCCACGGAGGCGACTCCCCCCACTGGACCGAACGCGCCGATCGCGGCCGCGAAGCCGCGCCGCGCGAGCGCGAGGGCCGCAGCGCCCCGCGCGGAGGCGCCCACGGAGGACGCGCCGCGCCGCCTGAAGATGCAGCACCTCGTCCAGAGAACCGGCGTGCCCCGCCAGGTCATCCACTTCTACATCCAGCAGGGCCTGGTGCCCGAAGGCACGAAGACCGGCCGCAACATGGCCTACTACGACGAGTCTCACGTCGAGCGCGTAGCCCTCGTGCGGAAGCTGCAGCACGAGCGCTTCCTTCCGCTGAAGGTCATCAAGGCCATGCTCGACCAGACCGACGAGGCCTTCAGCCCCACGCAGAAGCGCCTATTCGCCGAGGTGAAGGCCCACCTGTCGAGCGCGTCGGGCCTCGTGTCCGACGACGGGCTCGTCGACGTCGACGCCCTCGCAAAGGCCCGCAACCTCGCGCCCGCGGACCTCGAAGACCTCGAGAAGGCCGGATACGTGGTCCTCGGGAAGCGCCCCGGGGCGGACGCACGATCGCGGCGCGCGACGCCTGGCTCATCGACCTGTGGGGCGAGTTTCGAGCCGCCGGCCTCACGAAGGATCTGGGCTTCACCCCACGAGATCTAA
- a CDS encoding PilZ domain-containing protein yields MTKPTPDDVDAAQTDAAETDASDDKRVDERVTINKEFESFDSFIQEYVTNISRTGVFIRAQKPLPIGTRVNLHFTVIMDDIETVEGEGEVVRLEKDGMGVVFRELSGYSKGLIDKLLTRGTK; encoded by the coding sequence GTGACCAAGCCAACGCCCGACGACGTCGACGCCGCCCAGACCGACGCCGCAGAGACCGACGCCTCCGACGACAAGCGCGTCGACGAGCGCGTCACCATCAACAAGGAGTTCGAGTCGTTCGACTCGTTCATCCAGGAGTACGTGACCAACATCTCGCGCACGGGCGTGTTCATCCGCGCGCAGAAGCCGTTGCCGATCGGCACGCGGGTCAACCTGCACTTCACCGTCATCATGGACGACATCGAGACCGTCGAAGGCGAAGGCGAGGTCGTGCGCCTCGAGAAGGACGGCATGGGCGTCGTGTTCCGCGAGCTCTCCGGGTACTCGAAGGGCCTCATCGACAAGCTGCTCACGCGGGGCACGAAGTAG
- a CDS encoding Rne/Rng family ribonuclease, whose amino-acid sequence MAKNILVVSCDVRETRAALIEDGIIAELHIERSGADASTVGNVYVGKVTRVLPGLQAAFIDIGQERAAFLHVEDLIRPDDFDAYLAGGRKHARGEARVVEAEVPPVEEDEDGADDDEAPITAVSAAAEAGAPAAPGAAASHSSNVELELGSEAALLEGATDDSSADVGALAAQADDDLDEAPDSDEAAVSPEPLQADGDDGDDGDDRGSDADLDPADDVADDLDRGDGDDAADEAEGPTLTSAPIDGFPEDLPGFTISDPGEPVPRAPAPARTADRGRGRRRGRGRSGDRPGGDGGGGGGRDRGRSGGGGGGTSDRGDRGKHGRRPGPSAQPAPNRISKSTPIREVVREGQEIIVQVTKDPISTKGARCSSHISLPGRYVVYLPTVEHVGISKRIGSEKERARLREAIDGMKPPSGGLIVRTVAEGLTKKQLKQDVGYLVRLWGEIAKKKETVGKAPAILMNELDLVLKVARDLFTDEVAQVVVDDKNQYDRLCRFVEMFAPDRVKDVVYYSEEEPIFDAYGIEDEIGRALSRKVPLPSGGHLVIDQAEALTAIDVNTGRFVGKGSKDMEETVLKTNLEAVHEIAYQLRFRNIGGLIILDLIDMERSSNREKVRRTLEDLLQKDKAKTTLNRISDLGLIEMTRKRTRESLGRMLHEPCFYCDGTGQLMSKETIAFEILREIRRKRADLPGYSVVVNAHPAVADVLNGSEKEAVAEVENRYMRKILVVPRKEYHLEQFDIAGK is encoded by the coding sequence ATGGCCAAGAACATCCTCGTCGTCAGCTGCGACGTGCGCGAGACCCGCGCCGCGCTCATCGAAGACGGCATCATCGCCGAGCTCCACATCGAGCGCAGCGGAGCCGACGCAAGCACCGTAGGCAACGTCTACGTCGGGAAGGTCACGCGCGTCCTGCCTGGCCTCCAGGCGGCGTTCATCGACATTGGTCAGGAGCGCGCGGCGTTCCTGCACGTCGAAGACCTCATCCGCCCCGACGACTTCGACGCTTACCTCGCGGGCGGCCGCAAGCACGCGCGTGGGGAGGCTCGCGTCGTCGAAGCCGAGGTCCCGCCTGTCGAGGAAGACGAAGACGGCGCGGACGACGACGAGGCGCCGATCACGGCGGTCTCTGCCGCGGCGGAGGCAGGGGCCCCCGCGGCCCCCGGCGCCGCTGCCTCACATAGCTCCAACGTGGAGCTCGAGCTCGGCTCCGAGGCGGCGCTGCTGGAGGGCGCCACCGACGACTCCTCGGCGGACGTCGGCGCGCTCGCCGCGCAGGCCGACGACGACCTCGACGAGGCTCCGGACAGCGACGAGGCCGCGGTCTCTCCCGAGCCGCTTCAGGCGGACGGAGACGACGGCGACGACGGCGACGACCGGGGCTCCGACGCCGACCTCGACCCCGCCGACGACGTCGCCGACGACCTCGACCGGGGCGACGGAGACGACGCCGCGGACGAGGCCGAGGGGCCGACCCTCACGAGCGCCCCCATCGACGGATTCCCCGAGGATCTCCCGGGGTTCACCATCAGCGATCCCGGCGAGCCCGTGCCGAGGGCGCCCGCCCCGGCGCGAACCGCGGACCGCGGCCGAGGGCGACGCCGAGGGCGAGGGCGCAGCGGCGACCGCCCAGGCGGGGATGGCGGCGGCGGCGGCGGCCGCGACCGTGGGCGTTCCGGCGGCGGTGGCGGCGGTACCAGCGACCGCGGCGATCGCGGCAAGCACGGCCGAAGGCCGGGCCCCTCGGCCCAGCCGGCTCCGAACCGCATCTCCAAGTCGACGCCGATCCGCGAGGTGGTGCGCGAGGGCCAAGAGATCATCGTTCAGGTCACGAAGGACCCCATCAGCACGAAGGGGGCGCGCTGCTCGAGCCACATCTCGCTGCCAGGCCGCTATGTCGTCTACCTCCCCACGGTCGAGCACGTGGGCATCTCGAAGCGCATTGGGTCCGAGAAAGAGCGCGCGAGGCTGCGCGAGGCGATCGACGGGATGAAGCCGCCGAGCGGCGGGCTCATCGTGCGGACCGTGGCCGAGGGCCTCACGAAGAAGCAGCTCAAGCAGGACGTGGGCTATCTCGTGCGGCTCTGGGGCGAGATCGCCAAGAAGAAAGAGACCGTCGGCAAGGCGCCGGCGATCCTGATGAACGAGCTCGACCTCGTGCTGAAGGTCGCGCGCGATCTGTTCACCGACGAGGTCGCACAGGTCGTCGTCGACGACAAGAACCAGTACGATCGCCTCTGTCGGTTCGTGGAGATGTTCGCCCCCGACCGGGTGAAGGACGTCGTCTACTACTCCGAGGAGGAGCCCATCTTCGACGCGTACGGCATCGAGGACGAGATCGGCCGCGCGCTCTCCCGCAAGGTGCCGCTGCCCTCCGGCGGTCACCTCGTGATCGACCAGGCAGAGGCCCTCACCGCGATCGACGTGAACACCGGCCGGTTCGTGGGCAAGGGCTCCAAGGACATGGAGGAGACGGTCCTCAAGACCAACCTCGAGGCCGTCCACGAGATCGCCTACCAGCTCCGCTTCCGAAACATCGGCGGGCTCATCATCCTCGACCTCATCGACATGGAGCGCTCGTCGAACCGCGAGAAGGTCCGCCGCACGCTCGAGGACCTGCTCCAGAAAGACAAGGCGAAGACCACGCTCAATCGCATCAGCGATCTTGGCCTCATCGAGATGACCCGCAAGCGCACGCGCGAGTCGCTCGGGCGCATGCTCCACGAGCCGTGTTTCTACTGCGACGGCACCGGCCAGCTGATGAGCAAGGAGACCATCGCGTTCGAGATCCTCCGCGAAATCCGCAGGAAGCGCGCGGACTTGCCCGGCTACTCGGTGGTGGTCAACGCGCACCCCGCGGTGGCCGACGTGCTGAACGGCAGCGAGAAGGAGGCCGTCGCCGAGGTCGAGAACCGTTACATGCGCAAGATCCTCGTGGTCCCCCGCAAGGAGTACCACCTCGAGCAGTTCGACATCGCGGGGAAGTGA
- a CDS encoding ferredoxin--NADP reductase, which yields MLSQVLSQLRLDVTTVVSSVLGRGPSPFVQRRPRRAARVAHTPSLGRPLQVDEVIRETEDTVSLVLSDPAGPLQFTPGQFFTLIVTVGGERLRRAYSASSEPGALGGRVRLTVRRQPEGRVSTHLVAHARAGDTLTALGPSGGFVPAAYAFPPHVLLVGGGSGITPLLSIARHLLACEPAKRVTIVFGNRRERDIPFRAELLALVAAHPGRLVVRHVLSEPEERWTEGVGMLTRDVLDRELDGLADALGGASADDTAAFLCGPEPMMRAARAALRGRGLTDDQIREEAFTSPASAGVAPKGPVELTFRVDGQSVRAVQAVGKTLLEAGLEAGLDLPYSCAMGGCGACKLHLVSGETTREGLALTPAERRAGLVLACSDRALGPCTLERPR from the coding sequence ATGCTCTCGCAGGTCCTCTCGCAGCTTCGGCTCGACGTCACGACCGTGGTCTCATCGGTGCTTGGCCGCGGTCCATCGCCATTCGTCCAGCGCCGGCCCCGCCGCGCCGCGCGGGTGGCGCACACGCCGTCGCTCGGGCGCCCCCTGCAGGTGGACGAGGTCATTCGCGAGACCGAGGACACGGTCTCGCTCGTCCTGTCGGATCCGGCGGGGCCGCTGCAGTTCACCCCGGGGCAGTTCTTCACGCTCATCGTGACCGTCGGCGGTGAGCGCCTGCGTCGCGCGTATTCGGCCTCGAGCGAGCCAGGCGCGCTCGGCGGGCGCGTGCGGCTCACGGTGCGACGGCAGCCCGAGGGCCGCGTGAGCACCCACCTCGTGGCGCACGCGCGGGCCGGCGATACGCTCACCGCGCTTGGGCCGTCGGGCGGCTTCGTCCCCGCCGCCTACGCGTTCCCTCCCCACGTGCTGCTGGTCGGCGGCGGGAGCGGCATCACTCCGCTCCTCTCGATCGCGCGGCACCTGTTGGCGTGCGAGCCCGCGAAGCGCGTCACGATCGTCTTCGGCAACCGCCGCGAGCGGGACATCCCGTTCCGCGCCGAGCTCTTGGCCCTCGTCGCCGCCCACCCCGGGCGCCTGGTCGTGCGTCACGTCCTCTCGGAGCCGGAGGAGCGCTGGACCGAGGGGGTCGGCATGCTCACGCGCGATGTGCTCGACCGGGAGCTCGACGGCCTCGCGGACGCGCTGGGAGGTGCCTCGGCCGACGACACCGCCGCGTTCCTCTGCGGTCCAGAACCCATGATGCGCGCCGCGCGCGCCGCGCTCCGGGGCCGGGGACTGACCGACGACCAGATCCGCGAGGAGGCCTTCACCTCTCCCGCCTCCGCGGGCGTCGCCCCGAAGGGCCCGGTCGAGCTCACCTTCCGGGTCGACGGCCAGAGCGTGCGGGCCGTGCAGGCGGTGGGCAAGACGCTGCTCGAGGCGGGCCTCGAGGCGGGCCTCGATCTGCCGTACTCGTGCGCGATGGGCGGCTGCGGTGCGTGCAAACTACACCTTGTCTCCGGCGAGACCACTCGTGAGGGGCTCGCGCTCACGCCCGCCGAGCGACGCGCGGGCCTGGTCCTCGCGTGCTCCGACCGCGCCCTCGGCCCGTGCACCTTGGAGCGGCCGCGGTGA
- a CDS encoding ferritin-like domain-containing protein, with amino-acid sequence MTVLYRISQLLPTKVKNQLEAYVDAIDLLSEIKDPRVARSLGPAGVRGLLLQRGKQGTPTKMTASHQAHFDWSYPADNEEMAELYHRAKLGQWNGDDLPWHTDVDPLSPELPIIPEDFVDLDRIASYGITTTPLEKRKILHSLSAWMLSQFLHGEQGALFAAAQVTESVQFFDGKLYGATQVMDEGRHVEVFHRYLDTKLDRLYQVNDNLFVIIDALMRDSRWDMKFLGMQIMVEGLALGAFGVLHKRTREPLLKELLKNVIQDEARHVHYGVVALREHFNHHITERERCEREDWAFEVSLLMRNRFMAFEVFEEWFEGRMTREQWKEVVSSSPGMIDFRRMMFSRIVPNLREIGLLSPRILPHYEQAGLAQYMHGKSADTLTSAELLAEA; translated from the coding sequence ATGACCGTCCTCTACCGGATCTCGCAGCTCCTCCCCACGAAGGTGAAGAACCAGCTCGAGGCGTACGTCGACGCGATCGACCTGCTCTCGGAGATCAAAGATCCACGGGTGGCCCGCTCGCTCGGCCCGGCCGGGGTCCGCGGACTGCTCCTCCAGCGTGGAAAGCAGGGCACCCCCACGAAAATGACGGCGAGCCACCAGGCCCACTTCGACTGGAGCTACCCCGCCGACAACGAGGAGATGGCGGAGCTCTACCACCGCGCGAAGCTCGGTCAGTGGAACGGCGACGATCTCCCGTGGCACACCGACGTCGACCCGCTCAGCCCGGAGCTGCCTATCATTCCGGAGGACTTCGTCGACCTCGATCGAATCGCTAGCTACGGGATCACCACGACCCCCCTCGAGAAGCGAAAGATCCTCCACAGCCTCTCGGCGTGGATGCTGAGTCAGTTCCTCCACGGTGAACAAGGTGCGCTGTTCGCGGCGGCCCAGGTCACCGAGTCCGTGCAGTTCTTCGACGGCAAGCTCTACGGCGCCACTCAGGTGATGGACGAGGGCCGCCACGTGGAGGTGTTCCACCGGTACCTCGACACGAAGCTCGATCGCCTCTACCAGGTCAACGACAACCTGTTCGTGATCATCGACGCGCTCATGCGCGACAGCCGCTGGGACATGAAGTTCCTGGGAATGCAGATCATGGTGGAGGGGCTCGCGCTCGGGGCGTTCGGCGTGCTCCACAAGCGCACCCGCGAGCCGCTGCTGAAGGAGCTGCTGAAGAACGTCATCCAGGACGAGGCCCGCCACGTGCACTACGGGGTGGTCGCGCTCCGCGAGCACTTCAACCACCACATCACCGAGCGCGAGCGCTGTGAGCGCGAAGACTGGGCCTTCGAGGTGTCCCTGCTGATGCGCAATCGCTTCATGGCCTTCGAGGTGTTCGAGGAGTGGTTCGAGGGGCGCATGACGCGAGAGCAGTGGAAGGAGGTGGTCTCCTCCTCCCCCGGCATGATCGACTTTCGTCGGATGATGTTCTCGCGGATCGTGCCCAACCTGCGGGAGATTGGCCTCCTGTCGCCGCGCATCCTCCCGCACTACGAGCAAGCGGGGCTCGCGCAGTACATGCACGGCAAGTCCGCCGACACGCTCACCTCGGCGGAGCTGCTCGCCGAGGCGTGA